GCCAGCAACGATAACAGCATCGACGTTGCCAATACTACCGATCACTATCCGCATTTGTTTGAGCCATTAGATTTGGGCTTTACTACGCTCAAAAATCGCTTGGTTATGGGCTCCATGCATACCGGGCTTGAGGACCGTTTTTATAACTACGGCAAGCTTGCTGCTTATTTTGCTGAGCGCGCCAAAGGCGGCGTAGCGATGATGATTACCGGCGGTATCTCACCCAACCGTGAAGGCTGGCTGTTACCTGCTGGCGGTACCATGAATACCAGAATGGACGTCATCAACCATCAGCGTGTCACTCGTGCTGCGCATAAATATGACAGCAAAATCATTATGCAAATTTTGCACAGTGGTCGTTATGGTTATCATCCGTTTATCGTTTCCTCAAGTCCGATTAAGTCGCCTATTACACCGTTTAAACCCCGTAAAATGAGCATCAAAAACATTGAGCAAACGGTCGAAGATTACGCGCGCTCAGCCAAACTTGCTAAGCAAGCCGGTTATGACGGCGTGGAGATCATGGGCTCAGAAGGCTATCTGCTCAATCAGTTTTTGTCCAACCACGTTAACAAGCGCAGTGATCAGTACGGCGGCGATATCCATGCGCGTATGAAGTTCGCCGTCGATGTGGTCAAAGCGGTGCGTAAGGCAGTTGGTGAGGATTTTATTATTGTATTCCGCTTATCTGTGATTGATCTGGTCAAAGACGGCAATACGATGGAGGAAGTTATCATCGTCGCCAAAGCTTTAGAAGAGGCAGGCGTTACCATCATGAATACCGGTATTGGCTGGCATGAAGCGCGGGTACCGACCATCGTTACTAGCGTTCCCCGTGCCGCCTTTGTTGATTATACAAGCGAGGTCAAAAAGCACATCAACATCCCGATGATGGCCGCCAACCGTATCAATATGCCCGATACCGCAGAGGATATCGTCGCCAGTGGTCAGGCCGATATGATTCAGATGGCGCGTCCCTTCCTTGCCGATCCTAACTGGGTTAATAAAGCCAAAAAAGGTCAAGCGGATCGTATCAACACCTGTATCGCCTGTAACCAAGCTTGTCTGGATCACACCTTTGAGAATAAACGCTCAACTTGTCTGGTCAATCCACAAGCCTGCTATGAGACTGAGCTGGTTTATAAGAAAACCAAAAACCCGAAAAAAGTTGCAGTAGTCGGCGGCGGCGTGGCTGGTATGTCAGCGGCGCATGTCGCTGCGCTGCGTGGTCATGAGGTAACGTTATTTGAAGCCAAAGATATCTTGGGCGGGCAGTTTAACTACGCCAAAGTTATCCCGGGCAAAGAAGAGTTCTTTGAAACTATTCGCTACTATATCAACGAGCTGAATCACTTAGGTGTCACCATCAAACGTAATACTAAAGTCGATAAAGCCATGTTAGAGAAAGCTAAATTCCAGCATGTTATTGTTGCCACTGGCGTGGTGCCGAGAAGTTTAGAAGGCAAGTTGGAAGGAGCTGAGCTACCACAAGTGATCAGCTATGCTGAACTGCTCTCTGGCGAGAAGTCTGTAGGCGATACCGTCGCCATCATTGGCGCAGGCGGTATTGGCTTTGACGTTAGCGAATACCTCACCGCCCGTCATGGACAGCCTCTTGATGAGCTTGGCCCTGAGACTCTAAAAGATCCCACTTACCGCCCAGAGCCACAGTCTGTTGACGAATGGCGTGAAGAGTGGGGTGTCAGTAATGATCCTGATTACCAAACTGAGGGTGGTCTTATCAAACCCGATGACATCACTCCAGTGCGCCAAGTTTATCTCATGCAGCGTACTAAAGGCCGCTTAGGCCGTGGACTTAACAAAACCACTGGCTGGGTACACCGTGCGCATGTTAGGTCACACGGCGTTATCCAAGTATCGGGAGCACAGTACGAAAAAATCACGAATGAAGGTGTTTGGATAACCAACAATCAAGGTCAAAGCCAGCTATTACGTGTCGATAGCGTGGTGGTCTGCGCCGGTCAAGAGTCGGTGAGTGATCTGATGCCAAACGTTGGCGATGCGCCAGATGCCCAGTATCATCTGATCGGTGGTGCAAAATTAGCGGCAGAGCTGGATGCTAAACGTGCCATTCGTGAAGGGGCAGAGGTCGCGGTTGGGATTTAGGTTTTAATTTTAAATCTTAGTTTGAATTTCTTAGACGGTAGGGGAGCAATTCCCTGCCGTTTTTTTATATTTACGCCTACTTCCCCTTTAACATATCCTTAATTGATAATTTAAATATGTGAGCTATGATAATACTAGTACCTGTAAATATCTACAGCCCTTATCTTTAATTAATTATCATTAATGAAGGAGAATTATCATGGGTAAAGAAACCAGATTATTTAAAAGTAAAGAAAGAAAATCTAGAGAAGAGGTGGTTACCTTTTTACATGAATTGGCGGACAAAATCTCAACCGGAGCAGTGACCCTAAGCCAAGGCACAGAAGAGCTGCAGTTAGAGTTGCCAGAGAATCTTGTCTTGGAAGTTCAGGTCGAGGACGAAGAGAAAAAAACCAAGGGTACTGAGCACAGCCTTGAGGTTGAGCTAAAATGGTATGACAACGACCAATCAGCAGCTGCTTTAAAACTTAAGTAATTTCAATAGCTTAAGCAGCCCAACTGGTTAGTTATTTAAGAGTAGTAATAGACTCAAATGAAATAGGATGGCCGTCATGAACAACACGCTTTTACTTTATTCCACCACCGATGGTCATACCATCAAGATTATCGAGCGGATGGCGGCCAGATTAAAACAGCAAGCATTTGATGTGCAAATGATGCCTATTGCGCAGGCTACCCAAGCGCAAATCGCGCGCGCGGACAAAATTGTGGTGGGCGCCAGCGTGCGCTATGGGAAGCATAAAAAAGAGGTAAATCAATTTATTGATACGTATATTGCGTCATTAAATAGCAAGCCGAGTGCGTTTTTTAGCGTCAATGTAGTAGCCCGTAAAGCCGAAAAAAACACCTCCGAGACCAATCCGTATCTACAAAAGTTCTTGAGTAAAATTGAATGGCAACCAGCGCTGCTTGGGGTGTTTGGAGGGATGCTGGCTTATCCAGAATATGGGTTGGTGGATAAAACCATGATTCGCCTGATTATGAAAATGACCGACGGCCCAACTGATCCCGATACTGTCATTGACTATACCGATTGGGAAAAAGTCGATAAGTTCGCGGATAAGGTCGCAGCTTTATCTTTATAGTTCAGTAGTTC
This sequence is a window from Psychrobacter jeotgali. Protein-coding genes within it:
- a CDS encoding NADPH-dependent 2,4-dienoyl-CoA reductase; translation: MSASTTDTSNASNDNSIDVANTTDHYPHLFEPLDLGFTTLKNRLVMGSMHTGLEDRFYNYGKLAAYFAERAKGGVAMMITGGISPNREGWLLPAGGTMNTRMDVINHQRVTRAAHKYDSKIIMQILHSGRYGYHPFIVSSSPIKSPITPFKPRKMSIKNIEQTVEDYARSAKLAKQAGYDGVEIMGSEGYLLNQFLSNHVNKRSDQYGGDIHARMKFAVDVVKAVRKAVGEDFIIVFRLSVIDLVKDGNTMEEVIIVAKALEEAGVTIMNTGIGWHEARVPTIVTSVPRAAFVDYTSEVKKHINIPMMAANRINMPDTAEDIVASGQADMIQMARPFLADPNWVNKAKKGQADRINTCIACNQACLDHTFENKRSTCLVNPQACYETELVYKKTKNPKKVAVVGGGVAGMSAAHVAALRGHEVTLFEAKDILGGQFNYAKVIPGKEEFFETIRYYINELNHLGVTIKRNTKVDKAMLEKAKFQHVIVATGVVPRSLEGKLEGAELPQVISYAELLSGEKSVGDTVAIIGAGGIGFDVSEYLTARHGQPLDELGPETLKDPTYRPEPQSVDEWREEWGVSNDPDYQTEGGLIKPDDITPVRQVYLMQRTKGRLGRGLNKTTGWVHRAHVRSHGVIQVSGAQYEKITNEGVWITNNQGQSQLLRVDSVVVCAGQESVSDLMPNVGDAPDAQYHLIGGAKLAAELDAKRAIREGAEVAVGI
- a CDS encoding amphi-Trp domain-containing protein — translated: MGKETRLFKSKERKSREEVVTFLHELADKISTGAVTLSQGTEELQLELPENLVLEVQVEDEEKKTKGTEHSLEVELKWYDNDQSAAALKLK
- the hemG gene encoding menaquinone-dependent protoporphyrinogen IX dehydrogenase, which translates into the protein MNNTLLLYSTTDGHTIKIIERMAARLKQQAFDVQMMPIAQATQAQIARADKIVVGASVRYGKHKKEVNQFIDTYIASLNSKPSAFFSVNVVARKAEKNTSETNPYLQKFLSKIEWQPALLGVFGGMLAYPEYGLVDKTMIRLIMKMTDGPTDPDTVIDYTDWEKVDKFADKVAALSL